The Candidatus Omnitrophota bacterium region CGGAGATGACGGATGTTTTTAATTCCACGGAAGCCATGTCGATCCTCGATAGTAAAATTACATACGTTTATGTTGATAAAACGGATTGTATTCGATTATGCCGGGAATGATGGAGTGTAATAATTCTTGTAAAGAAGAAGATTCTATCTATTCTAAAAGATATTTTAAGCCGGATCATAAGGTATATGCAGAGCCAATCAATGCTGTTATGCGAAAACTAAGCGGCGTCCTTTAGGTTTCGGAATGGCGTCTCCAAACTCCAACGCCGTATCAATCCAAAGTTGGGCCGCTTCATGGATGTTCCTTAAAGCCTCTTCGTGGGAATATCCATGCGCCATGCACCCTGGCAATTCGGGAATTTCCGAGATGAACGCTTGATCATCCTCGCTCCAGTATAGGATGATTTCATATTTATTATCCATTCGGCTATTCCCGCGCTTGGAGCGTTCAAGGGCGGAAAAATATCGCCCTTGACGCTCTCAAGAAAAGTACTGTCAATTGCGCAGCGCGGCGACGACTTTGCTCGCTGCTTCCGCGAGGCCGCTGGCGACGATGAAGGGGAAATCCGCCTTTTCCAGCATGGCTTTAGCTTCTTCGGCGTTGGTTCCGCGCAGGCGAATAACGATGGGGACTTTTACTTCCACTTGTTCCAAAGCCTGCACAATTCCGCCCGCCACGCGGTCGCAGCGCACGATGCCGCCGAAGATGTTGACCAGCACCGCTTTGACGTTGGGATCGGACATGAGAATGCGGAAGGCCGCCGCGACGCGCTCGACGCTGGCGGTTCCGCCTACGTCGAGGAAATTGGCGGGCATGGAGCCAGCCAGTTTAACCAAATCCATCGTCGCCATCGCCAGTCCGGCGCCGTTGACCATGCAGCCGACTTCACCGTCCAGTTTAATGTAATTCAAGTCGTATTTGGACGCCTCGATTTCCAGCGGCTCCTCTTCGGATAGATCGCGCAGCGCCAAAAAATCCTGATGGCGGAAGAGGGCGTTGTCGTCCAGATTGATCTTGGCGTCCAACGCAATCACGCGGCCGTCTTCCGTGACGACGAGGGGATTGATTTCGGCCAGCGAGGCGTCGCATTGGACGAACGCCGCGTATAATTTCATAAGGAAGGAGGCGCAGGCGAGCGCTTCTTTCCCCTCCAGGCCGATGCCGTAGGCCAGGCTGCGCGCTTGAAACGCTTGGAAGCCCGCGCCGCGATCCACCTTCGCTTTGAGGATTTTTTCCGGCGAGCGGGCGGCGACCTCTTCGATCTCCATCCCGCCTTCCGAGGAGGCCATGACGACGACGCCTTCCGAAGCGCGGTCGATGACGATGCCAATGTAGAGTTCCCTCTTGATGGGCAGCCCCTCTTCCACCAAAACTTTTAGAACTTCTTTGCCTTCGGATCCCGTTTGGTGAGTAACGAGTTTCATGCCCAAGATTTTGCCTGCGAGTTCTTCGGCTTCGGCGGGCGATTTGGCCAGTTTGACGCCGCCGCCTTTGCCCCGGCCTCCAGCGTGAATCTGGGCTTTGACAACGGAGACGCTGGAACCCAAGTCTCTCGCGATTTTTTCCGCTTCTTCCGGCGTGGCGGCGACCGTTCCGCGCGGAACGGGGACGTCGAACTTGCGTAGAATTTCCTTCGCCTGGTATTCGTGAATCTTCATCCTAAATTCTCCCAAATATATTAAATGATGAATGATGAGTGATGAATGATGAGTCTAAAAGACGGATTGCGCTTCGCTTTATACCTTTTCTTTAGCCTTATTTGTCAGAATCGGGATAGGCAGGTTTTTCAGGATTCTCAGGATAAAAAAAAATAATCCTGGTTATCCTTTCATCCAGGATATCCGGATTCAGACAAATATCTCTTTCATAACAATTCCAAAAATTCCTCTACGCTCAAACCGGAAACGCGAATTAGTACGCGTAAAGTTCCAATGGATAATTCCATATGTTGCGGTATAGATAGATTAGCGCGTATTCCTTCTTTTACCAAAACCACATGACTGCCGACTTGGCCTTTAACTTCCCAATCCGCCCGCTGAAAAGCTTTCACGGCTTCTTTCCCTGAAATATTCTTTAACCGGCCCATCGTTAAACCGAAACCAGGACTCGTTGTTGCCCAGGTTTGCTGGATTGGGTGGAGATAGCTTTTTGATCTTCCGCCCATAACCATGCGGCGATCGCTTCCTTGATGTTCTCTAGGGCTTCCCTCTCATCCTTTCCCTGAGAAACGCATCCGGGAAGGCTAGGGCATTCGGCTACGATCCATCCGTCTTCCGCTTTTTCTAAGATAACGTTAAACATCATTGCGGATTCTCCCGATTAAAGTATGTCTCAACCGAGAATTTGAATCTGTTCTTCGGCTCGCATAAAATCATATCATTCCCGATTAGTTTTTCGAATCCTCTTTCGCTTCGCTTTTCTCCGCTTGTTGTTCCAAGCGCTTTACGGTTTCTTCCAGTTCCTTAACGCGCGTTTCGAATTTCTTTTGCTGATCGAATAGATCGTCGAGGCGCTTGGCGTTGTCCGCCGAGAGTTGCGAACCCTTCTCGCGCCGGATTTCCTTGATTGCGTTATCCGCCTGGCTGCGGAGCGATTCCGAGGCGTCGTCTTTGGCGACGCGGTGCAAGTGAGGAATGGCCTTCTCGTCTTTCAATGCTTGCAAGCCGGAAATGGCGCCGCTGCGAATGCGGTCTGACGAGGATTGGAGATATTCCAATAGCATTTCCCGCGTCTTATTTGCGTTTTTCTTCGTTTTCTCGGCGAGCTCGCCAAGACCGCGCATAGCCGTCATTCGAATACCGCGAGAATAAGGATCCTTGGAAAATTTATCGAGTTCGGAATAGATGCGCGGCTCTTCCAATTCGATCAAAGCATTCAAGGCAGCAGAACGAACCGTATCTCGATACGATTCACGATCAAGGCCGGGGCGCAGGATGGAATAGACGCCATCTAATTTGATGCGTTGCAGCGAATCGGCCGCCGCCGCAATGACGTAAATGCTTTTATCGTTTTTAAAGCGATCCGCTGCGGCTTCGAAAGCGTCTTTGTCTTTATAAAATTTCCCCAACTGAGAAACGACGGTGCGGCGCACTTTGGGATTGGGATGATGGCAGGCGGCAAGCAGAATCTTTTTCGTCTTTTCCGTTTGGAAGCGTCCGATCACCTCGGCCGCTTCGCTTTGCACCTTCCAATACGAATCCTCGTTCAGACGCTTGGCTAAGGCGTCGATGATGCGCTCGTCGTCCTTGCCGCTCAAGGCGCTCAGGGCGCGCAGGCGTATGACGATGGTGGATCCGTTTTGCAATTCCTCCAGCAGCATCTCTTGCGATTTCTCATGCGCCAATTCCATAAGCACTTTGAGCCGTGGATTGATATCGACGCTAATGGGCGGCTCTTGGCAGTGGATGGAAACGGTCTCGTCTTTCTTGGCGATATCCGCCGTATGATGGAGGATTCCCGATTTGGTCGCGACGTCGATTTCCAGCGGGAACGCATAGGCGGGAGCGCCGTCCGCCGCTTCCTGCGTTTGTTGCAGCCGCACCCGCACTTGCTTCAATTTGGGCAGCCATTCGTGCGAGGCTTTGATTTTGGGATGGCCGGGCGTATAAATCCACTGCTCGAAGAAGCGATCCATAGGCCGGCCGCTGACTTCTTGAATCGTTTCCAAAAAATCGTCCGTATCCACTAAGCCGGGAGCGAATTTTTCCAAATAGCGTTTCATGATTTTGCGGTATAAGTCATCGCCTAATTGGTTGCGCAACATGTGGAGAACGCAGGCGCCTTTGGGATAGGAGTGGGAGTCGAACATCTCGTCGGGATTAGCGAAGCGGTTATCGACGATAGGGCGCGTGTAACTGCGGCTGGAGTTGATATATTCCACCATATTCCCCATCATCGCATCAAGAAACCTGTCTTCTCCCTCCGCATGTTGAAACCATAAGGCGTCAGAATAGGTGGCGAAGCCTTCGTTGAGCCATAGTTCCGGCCAGGATTTGCAGGTTATTAAATCGCCGAACCATTGATGGGATAATTCGTGCGCGATGAGGCCGTCTTGATCCGCGTCCAGCCGCGCTTCTTCGTCCATGACGGTCCACTCGTGCAGCGTGGTCGCCGTAGTATGCTCCATGCCTCCGGCGCGGAAGTCGCGCACGGCGGCTTGGGCGTATTTTTCATAGGGATAGGGATAGCCGAAAAAATCGCTGAAGAAATCGATCATGGCGGGGGTTTTGCCCATGCTGGGGCGGGCGTCCTTGGCCAAGCCCTTTTCGACGTAATATTCGACGGGAATCCCTTTCCAATCGTCGCGCACAATGTCGAAATGGCCTACGACGAGACTGACGAGATAGACGACGTGAGGAATCTTTTGCTTCCATACGTCCGTGCGCCATTCACCTTCCTCTTTCGATTCTACGAGAAGACCGTTGGAAAGCGTGACGAATTCTTTGGGAACCGTAGCGATCATTTCCGTCACCATGCGGTCGTTGGGATAGTCGAGGCAGGGAAACCAATTTTTCGCCTGGTTGGGTTCGTTGAGCGTGTATAGTTGATCGGGATTGACCGGTGCGGCATGTTGAGAGTCGCTGAAATACATCCCTTCTTTGGGAGCGGCGGAATAGGCGATGCTCATATTGTAAGAGCGATCCATTGGCAGGGATTGGGAGAAGGTAATAAGCAGCGCGTTATCGGCGTAGGTCCAATCCATCGAGCCGGGCGCATCGCATTCGACTTTTTCGATTTTCATATCTTTGGCGTCGAAGCGAATGCTGGAAACGCCATCATAGAGGGGGCGAAATTGATATTTAGCTGTCGCTTCGATGCGCATCTCCTTCATGAAAACCTTAATTTCCAGGGTAAGATGCTCGCAATCGACTGTTCGTTCCGGCTGATAGCTGCGGTTGAAGACGCCGTCGATTTTTTTCGGAGGAAACAATCGAAAACCGTCGGCAATGCGATCCGCTGCGGCGGAACCTGCGATGGCCGTCAACATAAAAATGAAAAATGATATTCCCCATAGAAGTTTTCGTGCTGACATTTGGCGCTCCTTAACAAGATCATCATCGCGTTAATGGAAAATTCAGCATATCACAAGGGTGGCGAAAGAGGTAAGTCCCTTTATTTTGAATGATGAATGATGAATGATGATTGATGAATCTCATATTACGCAGCCTGGGAGCGCGGGCGTCTCGCCCGCAGATAGGAGCAGCCGATCCAACGCAGCGCTTGGGTTTTATTTTTCGTTGCGTTTTCGAATCACGAAACCGCGAAAAGGCGCGAATTCCACGAATTCCACGAATTTTTTGCATCACGGATATCAAGGATTTTTTGGGACTTCACCAAAGAATCCTTTTAATGGCGTGATCCAAATGCTTATTTGATTGCATGATTTTTTTCGTGTTTTTCATTATCCCTTTGCGTTTTCGTGATTCAATCGACGATCCCAATATCGCCTTTATTTTTTCTTCACGCGTAACATGAGTGATGAATGATAAATAAAGGAGTAGTAAACGTGGCGAATTTGTTTGGCAAGAATTGGAACGAGAAGCAATTGAGCCGCTATACGGGCGCAAAATGGCAGGCGGGGGGAATTCGGCGGATGCGCTTCGCCGAGGGGCCGGAAGAAGGGACGGAAGCCGTCCAATTCGACGCGGGCAACGGGTTGACATTCAACGTCATTCCTAGCCGGGGATTGGATATCGCCTCGGCGAAGTTTTGCGGCGCTTCGCTTTCCTTCGACGCGCCGATGGGCGAAGCCCATCCCGCCTATTTCGATTCGCAAGGTTTAGGTTGGCTGCGGACTTTCTTCAGCGGCTTGGTGACGACGTGCGGTCTTACTTGGGCGGGCGCGCCTTGCGTCGATCGGGGCGAGGCGCTGGGGCTGCATGGCCGTTATTCCCATCTGCCCGCCCGGCAATTGAAGATCGGCGATGAGTGGGTTGGAAACAATCGCCGATTGTGGATTTCCGGCGAGTTCCGCGAGTGCAATCTCTTTGGCCCCAACATCGCTGCCACCCGCACTGTTTCCATCGAATTGGGATCGCATACGATCCGCATCGAAGATTTTGTGCGCAACGAAGGCTTTACGCCTGCGCCGCACCAGATGCTCTATCACATCAACATCGGCTTTCCCGTCGTCGATGAAACTACGCGGCTATTGGCGAATTCCGCCATTACTCCCCGCGACGCCGAGGCGGAAGCGGGCAAGGAAGAATACGACCGCTTTGAAGCGCCTAAAGCAGGATATAAGGAGAAGGTTTATTACCATGACATTAAGCCGGACAAGAAAGGCTTTGGCTGCGCCGCGTTGGTCAATCCCGAATTTAACAATGGGCAAGGATTGGGCGTTTGCGTGCGCTACCGCAAGAAGGAACTGCATCGCTTCGCCCAATGGAAAATGATGGGAGCGGGGACTTACGTCTGCGGGCTGGAACCGGCCAATTGCAGCGTGCAAGGCCGCGCCCACGACCGCGAAGACAAAACCCTCATCTTTTTGAAGTCGGGCGAAGAGCGCCGCTATCTCGTCGAAATCAGCGTTTTACCGGATAATAAGGCCATCGAGGCGGCGAAGAAAACGATTTTGGAATGATGAATGATGAATGCGGAATGATGAGTGAACCCCGCTATAAAGCGAATTGGGAGATTCTCTCTCGATTATGTCCGGATTTATGCTCAAAAATTGCGGCGGGCGCGATTCCAGAAGGTTCGCTTTCCATCGAATTTCATGAAAGCAAAAGCGGAGCGGCTACAGCCTGCGTTACGGGATGCGGCCGCCCGCGGTTTTTGCACAGCCGCTACGATCCCGTCAACGAAGCGCGGCGCTGGGCGGCGGGATTGCCGGCTTGCCAGGATTCCGTCGTACTGTTTCTAGGCTGGGGATTGGGTTATCACGCCTTAGAATGGATGCGCTTGCATGGGGGGGAGATGCAGGCCGTCGTCATCGCCGAGCCGGAGCTTGCGCTGTTTCTCCATTCGCTGCAATGCGCCGATCTGCGCCCGCTGGCTCAAGCGGCGCGAGTAGAAATCGTTCTTGGCGAATCAGGCGGCGCTCTTTATCAGGCGCTGCTGCGCCAAATGGAATTTATTCTCACCGGCGGTTTTTATGTTATCTCTGCGCCATTCGCGGATATCTACCCGCCGGAATTCTTGCATACGCTGCGAGGGGAAATGCAGCGGCTTATGTACGCCAAGGAAGTGATGCTGCGGCACATGGCGGAGATGGGCGGCCTCTGCCAGCGCAACATCATCCGCAACCTGCCCGCCGCCGCCCGCAGCTGGCTGCCCCGCGACGTGAAGAACCTGGCGCGTAAGCAGCCCGCCGTCATTATCGCCGCCGGACCGTCGTTAGACCGCAACATCGCTCTTTTGCCGTCGGCGCAAGGCAAAGCCTGGCTGTTCGCCGTCGATACCAGCTTGAGCATATTGCAGCAGAGAGGCGTCTCTTGCCAGATCGTGGTTACTAAAGACCCGACGGAGCGCAATCTGCTCCATTTTCAAGGCGTCGATTTATCGCATCCGCCCGTCCTCGCCTTCGATCCCCAGATCGATCCCGCGATTCCGGCGATGTTTCCCGGCGCCTTTCTTATGATGCCCAACCGCAATCATGCGTTGCATTCGCATATTAAAGGATTGGAACTAACGCCGGACGATCTCTTGCCGCTGAGTACGAACGTGGCGTTGGCGGCGTTCAATCTCGCCGTTTGCATGGGCTGCGAACCGATTATTTTCGTTGGCCTCGATCTTTGCTTCGCCGTTGGGGAAGGCTCGTCGCACGCCTCCGGTTCCGCCTTGGTTTCGGAGACGAATTATTCACCGCAGGATGGAAGTTTATTCTATCGGCGCGGCGAAGCTTGCGACGCTGTGGAGGCTATCGAAGTGGAAGGAATCGACGGCGCGCTATATCCAACGACGTCCACGTTCTACGAAGCATTGAGGTTATTGGAATCGTTGATCGCCCAATCGGGAGTTCATTGCGTCGACGCTTCGGAAGGAGGGGCGAAGATCGCCGGGATGGAGATCATGACGCTGGCGCAAGCGTTGGATCGTTATTGCATCCAACCTATCGACGATTCCGTTTTATACGCTCTTCCTAGACCTCAACGCGATGCCGCCGCTATCCGCCGCTGCCTCTCCGCCATCGCCGATCATATCGAACATTGCGGCGAAACCGCCCGGCAAGCGTTGGAATGTTTACATAAGAACGATCTCTCATCCATTCCTTCATTTCGAATTGAAATTGAAAAGGATTATCGCCTCTACCAAGAGTTGCAGAGCGCCTTGGAAAGGATCATGGTGGAAGCCGCTCATCCCGGTTTTTGGAGATGGGAATCGTTAGCCGAACAAGAAGCCATTGCGCGATGCCGGTGGTATTTTACGGAAATCGAAATGGCGGGTAAAGTTTATGCGCCGATGGTTCGGGAAGCGATGAAAATAGTGATGAATGAGGAGTGATGAATGATGAATGGCGGCCAAGGGCGAAGTTTTACGCCCTTGGCCTCCCTCATTGAATTGGTGAGTAAAGATTGAAATTTGATGGAGGATACGTTGATTCAGCAAAAACCTTAAATCACATATTATTAACCAGTTCCCAGCGTTGTTGGGCTTGGTTGATTTCGCGGGGCTTGGCGCCTAGGGCTTTGGCTATGGATGCGGCCATAACGCGGTTGCCTCTTGGATTCATGTGGACTCCGTCGGTAGTCATTAGGTTTTCTTGGTCCAGTTTCTTTCGATACCAATCCTCGAAAATTTTATTCAAATCGCATAGGACGATCTTTTTCTCTTTAGCCAATTGGCGTAGAAATTCGTTATAGGGGCGCAGGGTTTCGTTTTCCTTGCTTGTGTGGTTTTCTAAGATGGGAGTAGCGGTGAGGAGGAGTACTTTGGCCCCCGCTTTTTGACAGCGGTCGATCATTTCGATCATGTTTTTCTTGTAATCGGGCAGGAGAACGCCTTGGAGTTGTGGATTGAATTGATGCCATACGTCGTTGACTCCGCAGGAGATGCTGACCCAGGTTGGCTTATGGTCGAGAACGTCTTTTTGCAGGCGTTCGAGCATTTGGTTGGATTTATGGCCGCTGATTCCCGCGTTGACGGTTTTGACTTCGTAACCGTTCACGTCGCAAAATAATTTAAAAAGCGTGACGTAGCCTTCCGGACCGCCGCCCGCCTGCGTGATGCTGTCGCCCAGAAAGACGATGGAATCGCCGTCTTTCAACAGGAAGCCATTCATTTGCGCCGCCGCTCCCCACGCCAGGGCGCCTATGCCTAAGAACAATAATAACAGATAGTTGGAATTCATTCTTTCATCACCTCGCCGTTTTTTTTTCGATAAACGCATTTCGAGGATGAGTATAAAACAGAATATGATGATTAGGCAATGGATTGTTCAAGGGCGGAAAACTCTGCCCTTGCCGCCCGTCTTGGGAAATGACGAGTAATGAATTCGGGGAAAAGAAAACGCAGGAGATAAAAAGGGCGGGAGGGCGCTGGGGGGGACATGATTGATGGGATCATGTAACATTTTGTGTGACGTTTTTGAATCGTCATGATATAATGATGTTCGAAAGCAGGCAGATGCGTTTCTAAGTTGTTATTCTTGTGCTATTTGTCGTTGGACCCCTGCAACGGCGTAGGCTCGCGGCCATTCTTATTTCGATCGGCTGGCGGGAGTTACGAGACGGCGGGCGCGATGTTATGATGTAAACCTGATAACTTCTTCTCCTATGTTGTTGAATTGCGCCCGGAATACGTTAATTCGCCATATGAAAACAGGGAACGTTACAATCCCAAAACTTTAGAGACGTGATGGATGCGCATCGAGTTCGCCTGTGCGGGCGATGCGATTTCGCGATGAAAAGTTAAAATACGCTCGTTTTTTCGAGCCGCGATATTGTAAGTACGTAATAAAGGCGAAAATGCGATCCCGCGCCGATGGTTAATGGAAAAACAAGAAATTTCTTCCAAGCGGTTATCCGCTGGCAGAAAAGGGAATACAAGGCGGCCATCATGAAAGATCAAAGACTAACCGGACGCGATGCGAATCGCCGATTGGCCTCAGGATTTACGATGGTGGAAATCCTGATCGTGATCGGGATTATCGGCATCCTGGCGGCGATCGGCTCGGTGGGATACGTGAAGCAATTGAACCAAAGCCGCGTCGATTCCGCCGTATCGTATATCAATGCGAAATTGCAGCAGGCGCGGCAGATGGCCATCGCCATACGCCAGATCCGGCGGGTGGCCATCGATGCAGGCGCGTTCGACACAGAGTCGAAAAATTGGCGTACCCGGCGGGCGACGATCTGGATCGAAGGAAAAGTCTGCCAGGAATATCTTTTCAGCGATCCGGCGCAATGCGAGAATCCATTGAAGCGGGCCAGCGCCTCTACGGTGCCCAACGCCTACGAGATCGGCGATCCCGATTCGCTTCCGGATGGAGTGTCCATCGCGGATGTGGACGGCCTGATACCGGGCGACGGCGGCAATGCGGAAATTTTCTATATCGAATTCAATCCCCGCGGCGCGGTGAGCAAAGTGTATTTTCAAGGAAAAGAAGCGGAAACGAATTACAACGAAATCGCGCCCGTCATTCACCTGACCCGCGACAACGAAACGTTTGCCAT contains the following coding sequences:
- a CDS encoding type II toxin-antitoxin system HicB family antitoxin encodes the protein MDNKYEIILYWSEDDQAFISEIPELPGCMAHGYSHEEALRNIHEAAQLWIDTALEFGDAIPKPKGRRLVFA
- the sucC gene encoding ADP-forming succinate--CoA ligase subunit beta, whose amino-acid sequence is MKIHEYQAKEILRKFDVPVPRGTVAATPEEAEKIARDLGSSVSVVKAQIHAGGRGKGGGVKLAKSPAEAEELAGKILGMKLVTHQTGSEGKEVLKVLVEEGLPIKRELYIGIVIDRASEGVVVMASSEGGMEIEEVAARSPEKILKAKVDRGAGFQAFQARSLAYGIGLEGKEALACASFLMKLYAAFVQCDASLAEINPLVVTEDGRVIALDAKINLDDNALFRHQDFLALRDLSEEEPLEIEASKYDLNYIKLDGEVGCMVNGAGLAMATMDLVKLAGSMPANFLDVGGTASVERVAAAFRILMSDPNVKAVLVNIFGGIVRCDRVAGGIVQALEQVEVKVPIVIRLRGTNAEEAKAMLEKADFPFIVASGLAEAASKVVAALRN
- a CDS encoding type II toxin-antitoxin system HicA family toxin translates to MGRLKNISGKEAVKAFQRADWEVKGQVGSHVVLVKEGIRANLSIPQHMELSIGTLRVLIRVSGLSVEEFLELL
- a CDS encoding type II toxin-antitoxin system HicB family antitoxin translates to MMFNVILEKAEDGWIVAECPSLPGCVSQGKDEREALENIKEAIAAWLWAEDQKAISTQSSKPGQQRVLVSV
- a CDS encoding M1 family aminopeptidase; amino-acid sequence: MSARKLLWGISFFIFMLTAIAGSAAADRIADGFRLFPPKKIDGVFNRSYQPERTVDCEHLTLEIKVFMKEMRIEATAKYQFRPLYDGVSSIRFDAKDMKIEKVECDAPGSMDWTYADNALLITFSQSLPMDRSYNMSIAYSAAPKEGMYFSDSQHAAPVNPDQLYTLNEPNQAKNWFPCLDYPNDRMVTEMIATVPKEFVTLSNGLLVESKEEGEWRTDVWKQKIPHVVYLVSLVVGHFDIVRDDWKGIPVEYYVEKGLAKDARPSMGKTPAMIDFFSDFFGYPYPYEKYAQAAVRDFRAGGMEHTTATTLHEWTVMDEEARLDADQDGLIAHELSHQWFGDLITCKSWPELWLNEGFATYSDALWFQHAEGEDRFLDAMMGNMVEYINSSRSYTRPIVDNRFANPDEMFDSHSYPKGACVLHMLRNQLGDDLYRKIMKRYLEKFAPGLVDTDDFLETIQEVSGRPMDRFFEQWIYTPGHPKIKASHEWLPKLKQVRVRLQQTQEAADGAPAYAFPLEIDVATKSGILHHTADIAKKDETVSIHCQEPPISVDINPRLKVLMELAHEKSQEMLLEELQNGSTIVIRLRALSALSGKDDERIIDALAKRLNEDSYWKVQSEAAEVIGRFQTEKTKKILLAACHHPNPKVRRTVVSQLGKFYKDKDAFEAAADRFKNDKSIYVIAAAADSLQRIKLDGVYSILRPGLDRESYRDTVRSAALNALIELEEPRIYSELDKFSKDPYSRGIRMTAMRGLGELAEKTKKNANKTREMLLEYLQSSSDRIRSGAISGLQALKDEKAIPHLHRVAKDDASESLRSQADNAIKEIRREKGSQLSADNAKRLDDLFDQQKKFETRVKELEETVKRLEQQAEKSEAKEDSKN
- a CDS encoding aldose 1-epimerase family protein, yielding MANLFGKNWNEKQLSRYTGAKWQAGGIRRMRFAEGPEEGTEAVQFDAGNGLTFNVIPSRGLDIASAKFCGASLSFDAPMGEAHPAYFDSQGLGWLRTFFSGLVTTCGLTWAGAPCVDRGEALGLHGRYSHLPARQLKIGDEWVGNNRRLWISGEFRECNLFGPNIAATRTVSIELGSHTIRIEDFVRNEGFTPAPHQMLYHINIGFPVVDETTRLLANSAITPRDAEAEAGKEEYDRFEAPKAGYKEKVYYHDIKPDKKGFGCAALVNPEFNNGQGLGVCVRYRKKELHRFAQWKMMGAGTYVCGLEPANCSVQGRAHDREDKTLIFLKSGEERRYLVEISVLPDNKAIEAAKKTILE
- a CDS encoding 6-hydroxymethylpterin diphosphokinase MptE-like protein: MMSEPRYKANWEILSRLCPDLCSKIAAGAIPEGSLSIEFHESKSGAATACVTGCGRPRFLHSRYDPVNEARRWAAGLPACQDSVVLFLGWGLGYHALEWMRLHGGEMQAVVIAEPELALFLHSLQCADLRPLAQAARVEIVLGESGGALYQALLRQMEFILTGGFYVISAPFADIYPPEFLHTLRGEMQRLMYAKEVMLRHMAEMGGLCQRNIIRNLPAAARSWLPRDVKNLARKQPAVIIAAGPSLDRNIALLPSAQGKAWLFAVDTSLSILQQRGVSCQIVVTKDPTERNLLHFQGVDLSHPPVLAFDPQIDPAIPAMFPGAFLMMPNRNHALHSHIKGLELTPDDLLPLSTNVALAAFNLAVCMGCEPIIFVGLDLCFAVGEGSSHASGSALVSETNYSPQDGSLFYRRGEACDAVEAIEVEGIDGALYPTTSTFYEALRLLESLIAQSGVHCVDASEGGAKIAGMEIMTLAQALDRYCIQPIDDSVLYALPRPQRDAAAIRRCLSAIADHIEHCGETARQALECLHKNDLSSIPSFRIEIEKDYRLYQELQSALERIMVEAAHPGFWRWESLAEQEAIARCRWYFTEIEMAGKVYAPMVREAMKIVMNEE
- a CDS encoding SGNH/GDSL hydrolase family protein, with translation MNSNYLLLLFLGIGALAWGAAAQMNGFLLKDGDSIVFLGDSITQAGGGPEGYVTLFKLFCDVNGYEVKTVNAGISGHKSNQMLERLQKDVLDHKPTWVSISCGVNDVWHQFNPQLQGVLLPDYKKNMIEMIDRCQKAGAKVLLLTATPILENHTSKENETLRPYNEFLRQLAKEKKIVLCDLNKIFEDWYRKKLDQENLMTTDGVHMNPRGNRVMAASIAKALGAKPREINQAQQRWELVNNM
- a CDS encoding prepilin-type N-terminal cleavage/methylation domain-containing protein codes for the protein MKDQRLTGRDANRRLASGFTMVEILIVIGIIGILAAIGSVGYVKQLNQSRVDSAVSYINAKLQQARQMAIAIRQIRRVAIDAGAFDTESKNWRTRRATIWIEGKVCQEYLFSDPAQCENPLKRASASTVPNAYEIGDPDSLPDGVSIADVDGLIPGDGGNAEIFYIEFNPRGAVSKVYFQGKEAETNYNEIAPVIHLTRDNETFAIEGESGDYEWALSQAGSAAILFDGGDDQNERYKIQTVEVVRLTGKTRFYDFAVMNPWPLDEPEETK